The following are encoded together in the Babylonia areolata isolate BAREFJ2019XMU chromosome 18, ASM4173473v1, whole genome shotgun sequence genome:
- the LOC143292910 gene encoding uncharacterized protein LOC143292910 isoform X2: protein MLPVEEGQDTHRSQPRTLLCPAHTDTELDVFCRNCEVLACSQCVTDHHHHCPGKVPVQEYASSEKTSIKRCRVKYAQVMRFFSEQRRDTEERMAALNVKKHTIQGDIRKFFSALIKACMDVEGSLLEELENSVSDHMDLLSEHHTAWQRVQEDTQELLDITDILHFLPNADFLPLMEASKASLSQALRDGENLAASTPPEMSVDLCLCQSSLRSVVKRIKEIGATSLIINTHKTLTLRKVSSMSFAVPDDKNEPLVTAMLLLTPSVLLAADFNNSCLKRFHKEEEGEGWNCMEVLALKWRPYGMTKLSEECVSLPQNGKPGGGGPESQQDRSFTIDPTTGAEPLSEKADEGMFDGKQASSGKQGDDGTDTDIHLAVTSPLAGCFDVVIPASGNRKMHVVRAIDEEKGLWGLGVVGNHKLAVSTMVSGRSFISLIDTAQGSTQRLPLTSDVSVTPLVSPRHVLPTSPSSIIVGDHGKKAVIHVSLDGQVLFTFTGNGSHRVSHPEGLCVDGQGHVFVADSGDHCIFVLTKGGHLYSRTGKKQSDLHQPQALCIDRNSCLYVANDGGKLLNVYEVFQEGELAE from the exons ATGCTTCCAGTGGAGGAGGGGCAGGACACGCACAGGTCTCAGCCCAGGACTCTCCTCTGCCccgcccacacagacacagagctggaTGTGTTCTGCAGGAACTGTGAAGTCCTTGCTTGCAGTCAGTGcgtcactgaccaccaccaccactgcccggGTAAAGTGCCAGTGCAAGAGTATGCCAGTTCAGAAAAGACGTCGATCAAGAGATGCCGGGTGAAATACGCCCag GTGATGCGATTCTTCTCTGAGCAAAGGCGCGATACGGAAGAGAGAATGGCTGCCTTGAACGTAAAGAAGCACACGATCCAGGGAGATATCCGCAAATTCTTCTCAGCCCTGATCAAGGCGTGCATGGATGTGGAGGGCTCCCTGTTGGAGGAACTGGAGAACTCAGTGTCAGACCACATGGACCTGCTGTCTGAGCACCACACTGCCTGGCAGAGGGTTCAGGAAGACACACAGGAGCTTCTGGACATCACAGACATCCTGCATTTCTTGCCCAATGCTG ATTTTCTTCCACTGATGGAGGCAAGCAAGGCCTCCTTAAGCCAGGCATTGCGTGATGGGGAAAACCTGGCTGCATCTACTCCGCCTGAGATGTCTGTAGACTTGTGTCTTTGTCAGTCATCCCTTCGCAGTGTGGTCAAGCGAATCAAG GAGATTGGAGCCACATCCCTGATCATCAACACCCACAAGACTCTGACACTTCGCAAAGTGAGTTCCATGTCCTTCGCTGTGCCGGACGACAAGAATGAACCATTGGTAACAGCCATGTTGTTGCTGACTCCCAGTGTGCTGCTGGCAGCAGATTTCAACAACTCCTGCCTCAAACGCTTCcacaaggaagaggaaggagaaggctGGAACTGCATGGAAGTTCTGGCACTGAAATGGCGACCTTACGGCATGACCAAACTGTCAGAGGAGTGTGTGTCGCTTCCACAGAATGGTAAACCAGGAGGAGGTGGACCAGAAAGCCAGCAGGATCGTTCCTTCACCATTGACCCCACCACTGGTGCTGAACCTCTGTCAGAAAAAGCAGATGAAGGAATGTTTGATGGGAAGCAGGCAAGTTCTGGGAAACAAGGTGATgatggcacagacacagacatacatttgGCCGTTACCTCTCCACTTGCTGGCTGCTTTGATGTTGTCATTCCTGCCTCAGGCAACAGGAAGATGCATGTGGTCAGAGCCATAGATGAAGAAAAGGGACTCTGGGGCCTGGGAGTTGTTGGCAACCACAAGCTGGCAGTTTCAACGATGG TTTCAGGTCGCTCTTTTATTAGCCTGATAGATACTGCCCAAGGATCAACCCAGCGATTGCCGCTGACCTCTGACGTATCTGTGACCCCTCTGGTGTCACCACGCCATGTCCTGCCCACAAGCCCCTCCTCAATCATCGTCGGTGATCATGGGAAGAAGGCCGTGATCCATGTCTCCTTGGATGGTCAAGTTCTCTTCACTTTCACTGGAAATGGCAGCCACCGAGTGTCCCATCCTGAAGGCTTGTGTGTGGACGGTCAGGGCCATGTATTTGTGGCCGACAGCGGGGATCACTGCATCTTTGTGCTCACCAAGGGGGGCCACCTGTACAGCAGGACTGGGAAGAAGCAGAGTGATCTCCACCAGCCACAAGCACTGTGTATTGACAGAAACAGTTGTCTGTATGTGGCGAATGATGGGGGCAAGTTACTCAATGTTTATGAAGTCTTTCAAGAAGGTGAACTGGCTGAATAA